A region of Moorena producens PAL-8-15-08-1 DNA encodes the following proteins:
- a CDS encoding NADP-dependent isocitrate dehydrogenase, producing the protein MYDKISPCQTGSAITYKDGQPIVPDNPIIPFIRGDGTGVDIWPAAQKVIDSAVQYAYGADRSISWFKIYAGDEACEKYGTYQYLPQDTLNAIKEYGIAIKGPLTTPVGGGIRSLNVALRQINDLYACVRPCKYYPGTPSPHKTPEKLDVIVYRENTEDIYLGIEWPKGSEVAEKLITLLNEDLIPATPEHGKKQIPLDAGIGIKPISKTRSQRLVRRAIQHALRLPKPKQMITLVHKGNIMKYTEGAFRDWGYELATTEFRAECVTERESWILSNKEQNPDITLEDNARAIEPGYDALTPEKQAKVIQEVENVLNSIWDTHGQGQWQDKVMVNDRITDSIFQQIQTRPAEYSILATMNLNGDYLSDAAAAVVGGLGMGPGANIGDTCAIFEATHGTAPKHAGLDRVNPGSVILSGVMMLEYMGWQEAADLIKKGISDAIANREVTYDLARMMTPPVEPPLKCSEFGEAIIKYFS; encoded by the coding sequence ATGTACGATAAAATCTCCCCTTGCCAGACTGGTTCTGCCATTACCTACAAGGATGGTCAACCCATTGTTCCTGACAACCCAATTATTCCGTTTATTCGCGGAGATGGTACTGGTGTCGATATCTGGCCAGCTGCCCAGAAGGTAATTGATTCAGCAGTCCAATACGCCTATGGTGCCGATCGAAGCATCAGCTGGTTTAAAATCTACGCGGGTGACGAAGCTTGCGAAAAGTATGGTACTTATCAGTATTTACCCCAAGACACCCTCAATGCCATCAAAGAATACGGCATTGCTATCAAAGGACCCTTGACAACTCCCGTGGGTGGTGGTATACGCTCTCTAAATGTAGCCCTGCGGCAAATTAATGACCTCTATGCCTGTGTGCGTCCCTGTAAATACTACCCAGGAACCCCCTCTCCCCACAAAACTCCAGAGAAACTGGATGTGATTGTCTATCGGGAGAATACAGAAGATATCTACTTGGGTATTGAATGGCCCAAAGGAAGCGAAGTTGCTGAAAAATTGATTACTTTACTCAATGAGGATCTAATCCCAGCGACTCCAGAACATGGCAAAAAACAGATTCCCTTAGATGCTGGTATTGGCATTAAACCTATCAGTAAAACTCGCTCCCAGCGTTTAGTGCGCCGAGCCATCCAACATGCCCTCAGGCTACCTAAACCTAAGCAGATGATAACTTTGGTACATAAGGGGAATATTATGAAGTACACCGAAGGCGCGTTCCGGGACTGGGGTTATGAACTAGCAACCACAGAGTTTCGAGCAGAATGTGTAACTGAGCGGGAATCTTGGATTCTCAGCAACAAAGAGCAAAATCCTGACATTACCCTGGAAGATAATGCTCGCGCCATTGAACCGGGTTATGATGCCTTGACCCCAGAAAAACAGGCGAAAGTGATCCAGGAAGTGGAAAATGTGCTTAATTCCATCTGGGACACCCATGGGCAAGGTCAATGGCAAGATAAGGTGATGGTCAATGACCGGATTACGGACAGCATTTTCCAACAAATCCAGACTCGACCAGCGGAATACTCTATTCTGGCCACAATGAATCTCAATGGTGATTATCTATCCGATGCCGCTGCTGCTGTGGTCGGTGGATTAGGTATGGGTCCAGGTGCGAATATTGGTGACACCTGTGCGATTTTTGAAGCCACCCATGGCACAGCTCCCAAACATGCGGGTCTAGACCGGGTAAATCCAGGCTCTGTGATTTTATCAGGAGTGATGATGCTAGAGTATATGGGTTGGCAAGAAGCTGCTGATTTAATTAAGAAGGGGATATCAGATGCGATCGCTAACCGGGAAGTTACTTATGACCTAGCCCGGATGATGACTCCACCCGTAGAACCTCCGTTGAAGTGTTCTGAGTTTGGTGAGGCAATCATTAAATATTTTAGTTGA
- a CDS encoding response regulator transcription factor — MKKILVVDDDKTLLTLLKRYLEHRGYQVEQVCSGTEALEACLKNPPDLVVSDVLMPEMDGLEFCRRLRNIPNGRLMPFIFLSSKAELEDRINGHSMGADDYLTKPVAPRELEAKIEALLERSHRIHAEIVRLMQQATAIAPGHLANPLSTPTAVDNSKTFAPVGAKPQPLPLTPAEERVFWQVIQGLTNKEISDRLFISPRTVQTHLSSILHKLKLHNRSQLVRFAYEQGYKRPKE; from the coding sequence ATGAAAAAGATTTTAGTTGTTGACGATGATAAAACCCTGCTAACTCTTTTGAAGCGCTACCTGGAACATCGGGGATACCAGGTAGAACAAGTGTGTTCGGGAACTGAAGCCTTGGAAGCTTGTCTCAAAAATCCACCTGATTTGGTAGTTTCTGATGTACTTATGCCGGAAATGGATGGTCTAGAGTTTTGCCGTCGTCTGAGAAACATTCCCAATGGTAGGCTGATGCCATTTATTTTTTTGTCTAGCAAAGCAGAATTAGAAGACCGTATTAATGGTCATTCTATGGGAGCAGATGATTATTTAACTAAACCAGTTGCGCCTAGAGAACTAGAGGCAAAAATCGAAGCACTGCTAGAGCGCTCGCACCGTATCCATGCTGAAATTGTTCGGTTGATGCAGCAAGCTACTGCTATAGCTCCTGGCCATCTAGCTAACCCATTATCAACACCAACAGCTGTTGATAATTCTAAGACTTTTGCTCCGGTAGGGGCAAAACCTCAACCTCTACCCTTGACACCAGCAGAAGAACGAGTATTTTGGCAAGTTATTCAGGGGTTAACCAACAAAGAAATAAGCGATCGCCTATTTATCAGCCCTCGTACTGTTCAGACTCACCTCAGTAGCATACTCCATAAGTTGAAACTACATAATCGTAGCCAATTGGTGCGCTTTGCCTATGAGCAGGGATACAAAAGGCCTAAGGAGTAG